The sequence AGGTCGAGACCTAGATATGTCCGAGAGGCGGACGCGGTCCGGCGGGGCCGCCCAGGGCTCCGGTGAGCGGCGGGCGCGCGGGAGAGATGGGGCCCAGGTGCTTGAGGGACGCCGTTCCCTGAGGGAGGCCCTCCCCCTACCGCCTGAAGAGGCTCGGACCGGGAAGGCGCCCCGGACGGGCCTGTTTGGGAACCTCGGTCTCTTTTCCAGGGCGAAGGGCCTCGCCTCCTACGCAGTCTCTGCGGAGGTCCCAGCGGAAATCAGGCTCTGATCTTCCCAACATCCTCCCTGAAATCTGGCCGAAGGTGAGCCCGGGATTCCTCAGGCCCTTCCCCAGGCGcctccctccccagaggcccctggGCTAGTGTAGAACTCATGGTCACCCCTCCTCTCCAGGCACCTCATGCGACTCCAGTCAGAAAGCCCATCGTCTTGAAGAAGATTGTGGCTCATGCTGTAAAGGTAGGGCTGagcgaggggctgtgggtggggagcAGAATGGGGGGCTGGCTGTGTGATCCGTTAGCGTTGTCTCCACAGATCCCGTCTGTGCACTCGCCTCGAAGGAGCCCTAGGGTGAGTTCGTTTTCACCTGCTTTGCTGCGTGGAGTCCAGGACATtctggagctgggagggggcgTGGTGGCCGCTCACATCTGCGGGGGGTGCTGTTTGCAGTATTTTGAAAGTTTGCCTTTGGACATCTGTATGCATTGCTGATCTTGCTTCCTCCTTAGACTTACTGGGTCTTGATACCCTGGTGTCGTCCACCATttcccttctagcccgccccaccccccacctagGCCTTTAcccctctattgtctgtgtccatgggctgtgcatacaagttctttggttgatctcttcccaccctctcctacgTATTATCTATTTTTCTCCACTAGAAGGCTCCATGGAGACGGGTTTTCTATGTTTTATTCCCCGGTCACATTTTGGGGACAGAGCTGGCAGCGCCAGTAGGTGGTGGCAAGTCTTTTTGAGTCACAAAACCACACTCCTCAGAAGCAATGACCGGCTGTTCTTTTCTCCCCTTCCGCACATCTATCTTAGTCTCCTTTCTCTCCTGACCCGtctcctcttttccttttaaaagtgtATGTCCAGTGGCTCTTTCCTTCCACCCTAAATCTCCTCGGGCCTCCTGGAAGCAATATGTCTGAGTAACAGGGAGGCATTCTCTCTTCTGTCCCGGTAGATTGCTTTTTccttggaaaaagaaaacaatcctcCTACCAAGGAGCCTTCTAAGGAGGACCTCTTCAAGCAATGCAGTGTCCCTGCCACTCCTGTGCAAAGCCCAGAGGAGTCAAACTCCAGTGAAGGAGACCT is a genomic window of Myotis daubentonii chromosome 9, mMyoDau2.1, whole genome shotgun sequence containing:
- the CDCA5 gene encoding sororin isoform X2 → MSERRTRSGGAAQGSGRRASPPTQSLRRSQRKSGSDLPNILPEIWPKAPHATPVRKPIVLKKIVAHAVKIPSVHSPRRSPRIAFSLEKENNPPTKEPSKEDLFKQCSVPATPVQSPEESNSSEGDLDTRDLEMSKKVRRSYSRLDPLHCASTSTSTPGRPSCFGFERLLGTEDLAGVSPLVCSKLTEVPRVPGNPWAPDTTLPGISPPVKEKKKKKKVPEILKSELDEWAAAMNAEFEAAEQFDLLVE
- the CDCA5 gene encoding sororin isoform X1 — protein: MSERRTRSGGAAQGSGRRASPPTQSLRRSQRKSGSDLPNILPEIWPKAPHATPVRKPIVLKKIVAHAVKVGLSEGLWVGSRMGGWLCDPLALSPQIPSVHSPRRSPRIAFSLEKENNPPTKEPSKEDLFKQCSVPATPVQSPEESNSSEGDLDTRDLEMSKKVRRSYSRLDPLHCASTSTSTPGRPSCFGFERLLGTEDLAGVSPLVCSKLTEVPRVPGNPWAPDTTLPGISPPVKEKKKKKKVPEILKSELDEWAAAMNAEFEAAEQFDLLVE